The Daphnia magna isolate NIES linkage group LG6, ASM2063170v1.1, whole genome shotgun sequence genome segment TCTGGGCGGGAAAATTCGCCACGCAAGTTCTTTTGGGAATTCTATTAGCAAGAGTCTTTGTCCTTGGTAATGTCTAGCGGCACGTGAAGTTTCGCTCGATAAACCGCATTAACTGTTGAGGGTGTTGACACTAAACAACGGTCGTGGACGCTGTACGTTCGGGGATTCTTGGGGTAGTAATGGAACCCCATGGAAGATCATGCCCTCTACAGCTGGATCGTGTACATGTATGCCGCCAACGGGGGCGGATACTATGGCCGGTGCATGGCCCACTAATATCACATATGGCAGTTTACATTATCAAGTTAGTTAAGACTAATGTCATCATGTGACTTTACATAACTATAGTAACCCTACTTACTTGACAAATGTTCAGTTATATTGTGCACGTTGAGAGGGTCCTTTTCCAGCTTAAATTGGAAATAGAAACTTGTTAGCCAATGCAAAATGTTTGCTACTTTGGAAGTTATACCTTTTTGATAAGTTCTTGTGCTTCGCTCAATTTTGATTCTTTAAGCAAAATATCTTGAGAATATGATGCAACTTGTTTTTGCAGATCTTGTAACTTTTTCACCTTGTCTGCAATGTCAGCTTTGAACTTCTCTACTTCTGTTTCTGCATTTCGTACTTTGTCTCTCCATTGAGAACCTTCTACACCTAGAGAGAATTATAGTCGTAACATGTATTCCAAGTAATATAATCTAAGACATACCCTGCGCTGAAATGAGATTCTCTTTTTGCTGCAATTCAGACTGCAACTTTGCATTAGCTTTCAGCAGATCATTTGATTTCTTTACCATGGCCTGCAGTTCATCTTCCAGATCTCTTTGCTTACGCGTACTTTCAAAGGGAAAAGGCGGGTGATTAAAAAGTAATAGGTTTACAACACAACAATACATACCCAATGTTGAGGTTATCTTCAAGCCGTTCGATTTTGTCGTGAAGATCGCTATTTTGGGTTGAAAGGCCCCAGTAACTGAATAAAGCGAAACCCGCTAACGCGCATCCTATTATAACAAAAGTCCGCGATCTGAAGTGTACGTTTCTCATGTTTTCTCCGAGAATAGACTGATTTCCCTTTGCCATGTCATCAAACGTCTTCGAATTTTCCTCAATGTTTTTAGGTGTGGGATCCGACAGTTTAGTTCAAAGATCGATTCGTGCCAGAGGAACAATCGATTATGGCATCCCTCTAGCGGCTCAATGAAGTAACATTATCGTTCGTTCGTCTGCTTCTCGCATCTCAgagaaataaattgttttcgtGGAGAAGTAGTTGTTATTAAATTGTTGGGGATTTAGTGTATTATCTGGTGGTTTCTGCTTATGCGCAATAGGCAGTCACAGCGTATGTACCCTTTTAAATATTGTGGTACTTATTTTTTCCCACGTTTGTACAATTTGAAAGAATCGAGCTTTTTTCTGCCGTGGTTGCAACCGTCTGACCCACAATTCTTTGAGTGGCAGATCCAGAACATATTAACAGTAATTGACATTAGTCGCgtgaaaaatttgaatgaaacATTGAAAGATATTCAAAGTGTCGTCATGATGGCAGAGACTGGATCGTCATCAGGAACCATTCGTTTCCACTACCTCTACAGCTGTGATCTAGATATCAATATTCAGATAAAAATGTAAGCCATCTGTCTCCTTTTTTATTACTGTTAATCTTGTCAACATGGTATCTATCTGCAGAGGCTCTTTGGAAGGTAAACTTGAGAGGCCAACATACGAAGATTTGCTGAATGATCCTTTATTAAAGCATAGTGGCATTTATCAAGACACGTGCCCAGAGCTGTGCATTAAAAGTCAAATTTGGTCAGACAACGAACCCAATACATTGGCCATTACCACATCATATAAATCCTTTACAACGAGATGGAAGTATTAGCATTCATCCAATAACAGATATGACGTTTTGGTTGTAACACTTTGAACTCTTTTCTAAAGTTGGAATGAGTGGATTAGTCTGCCTATAAAGTACTGTGACCTGCCGAGGAATTCTCAACTTTGCTTGACTATTTATGAATGTTGCGGTCCGGGGAAATATATCCCCGTAGGTGGAACTACACTGCCTTTATTCGGAAAACTTGGCGTTTACAAACAAGTGCTAGCACTCTACTCAAACTCGTATCAATAGCAATTTCTAAATGCATCGAAATTTTACGCAGGGACTTCATGATTTGAGAATATGGCGCAATCAAGTTGCAGATGGCAACCTACCCAGCAAAACTCCAGCAAAAGTAAAGGATTCTGGCAATGAAGTGATGGAAAGTTTATCAAAGTTGACCAAGCGCCATCACACGGGGCGAATACCACAGTCTGATTGGTTGGATCGATTAACTTTCCGGGAAATTGAACTGATAAACGAACGTGAAAAGCGTACGTCCAACTACCTGTATCTCATGGTGGAATTTCCTCGACTCGAGTATCACGGTGTTGAGGtatttttctcccttttttttgtttttgtttttgtttcttaactAAATTTTCACGCGGCGTATCTGCATGTCTATCGCACCTTCTTCGCGTTCTGCTGACAGTACACTGTCGTCTATTACGAGAAAGGAGGGGATGATATGGTCACGAAACTGACCCAGTCTGAGTATTCCGTGCTCAATGACGATGAGATTCTTCTTGAAAATCTGGTAGAGGGAAAGCATCATAAATTAGCTCGATCCGTCCGCAGTGGTTTGACTGACCGCGATTTGAAACCCGATGCGGGAACACGCGATCAATTACATGCCATCGTCGAATCGCCACCGACCAAAACGCTCGCTTCAGAGGAGCAGGATCTCGTGTGGCGTTTCCGGTTCTACCTGTCGAACCAAAAAAAGGTAACACTATACAAATCAGTCAAACAATCTCGACGCACGACCAATTACCGTTAATTATTCCTGTCTGAACCGCAGGCATTGACCAAGTTTCTAAAGTGTGTTACGTGGACGTCAACGTCTGAAGTTCGCCAAGCCGTCGATTTAATGAATCGTTGGGCACCAATTGACCCGGAAGACGCTCTTGAATTGCTGGGCCCTAATTTCACTTATCCAACAGTACGAAAGTACGCTGTCTCGAGGCTGTCGCACGCCCCCGATGAGGTATTAAGAGCTCAGTCGATCATCCGCAGGTCAAACTGTAATCTCttgattttgtgtgtgtgtgtctgtgatGTAATAGGATTTGCAGTTGTATCTACTTCAGTTGGTTCAAGCGCTCAAGTATGAGGATTTCGACGAGATTTGTGCTGGTCTAGATCCCCGTTCACTGATGCTGTCTGTCCGTAGTTTCAATTCGGCTGATAGTTTCCCTTCACCGGAAAAGGCCGGCCACGATCTCTCTATTGACGAAAGGTATGTGACGTCGCCATTGTCGGGcgtgtttttcatttcattccaGGAATTGGATTTAAagtagaagaataaaaattctagatttaacACTGAAATGGAGAGCCCAGTAC includes the following:
- the LOC116925578 gene encoding uncharacterized protein LOC116925578 isoform X1, coding for MAKGNQSILGENMRNVHFRSRTFVIIGCALAGFALFSYWGLSTQNSDLHDKIERLEDNLNIGTRKQRDLEDELQAMVKKSNDLLKANAKLQSELQQKENLISAQGVEGSQWRDKVRNAETEVEKFKADIADKVKKLQDLQKQVASYSQDILLKESKLSEAQELIKKLEKDPLNVHNITEHLSMGHAPAIVSAPVGGIHVHDPAVEGMIFHGVPLLPQESPNVQRPRPLFSVNTLNNLKVASSSSAAPAADPSLVLAKPNNEKSDDDVEKKLEKRQENEPVVGRPQLEESAPAVKPDEELELVDPKDNVVEHPEVENDETKFKEIREEMDIGELDKNAPNAVENSKELNEANDNNVIDEPNLINSQGENLDEEPALLDTNPRFRNFKARVMHKKTEDDNLPEDQEIENEHDDDRVDN
- the LOC116925578 gene encoding eukaryotic translation initiation factor 5B isoform X2, which produces MAKGNQSILGENMRNVHFRSRTFVIIGCALAGFALFSYWGLSTQNSDLHDKIERLEDNLNIGTRKQRDLEDELQAMVKKSNDLLKANAKLQSELQQKENLISAQGVEGSQWRDKVRNAETEVEKFKADIADKVKKLQDLQKQVASYSQDILLKESKLSEAQELIKKLEKDPLNVHNITEHLSNLKVASSSSAAPAADPSLVLAKPNNEKSDDDVEKKLEKRQENEPVVGRPQLEESAPAVKPDEELELVDPKDNVVEHPEVENDETKFKEIREEMDIGELDKNAPNAVENSKELNEANDNNVIDEPNLINSQGENLDEEPALLDTNPRFRNFKARVMHKKTEDDNLPEDQEIENEHDDDRVDN
- the LOC116925546 gene encoding phosphatidylinositol 3-kinase catalytic subunit type 3: MRNRQSQRMYPFKYCGTYFFPRLYNLKESSFFLPWLQPSDPQFFEWQIQNILTVIDISRVKNLNETLKDIQSVVMMAETGSSSGTIRFHYLYSCDLDINIQIKIGSLEGKLERPTYEDLLNDPLLKHSGIYQDTCPELCIKSQIWSDNEPNTLAITTSYKSFTTRWNWNEWISLPIKYCDLPRNSQLCLTIYECCGPGKYIPVGGTTLPLFGKLGVYKQGLHDLRIWRNQVADGNLPSKTPAKVKDSGNEVMESLSKLTKRHHTGRIPQSDWLDRLTFREIELINEREKRTSNYLYLMVEFPRLEYHGVEYTVVYYEKGGDDMVTKLTQSEYSVLNDDEILLENLVEGKHHKLARSVRSGLTDRDLKPDAGTRDQLHAIVESPPTKTLASEEQDLVWRFRFYLSNQKKALTKFLKCVTWTSTSEVRQAVDLMNRWAPIDPEDALELLGPNFTYPTVRKYAVSRLSHAPDEDLQLYLLQLVQALKYEDFDEICAGLDPRSLMLSVRSFNSADSFPSPEKAGHDLSIDERFNTEMESPVLEQSPLIPVETSQPTPMRFINSESGEYSVDLPTFLIQRACANSALVNYFYWYLMIECEDPEPNVKHDARVREMYLVVMKKFLQALAKGGKEWRRRRAILNRQQQFLDRLVSLMKAVARESGNRKKKMERLRTLLADRDFFKGGTFLEFEPLPFLLDPDLLIKGIVAEKATLFKSQLMPACLTFSTVSGQEYVAIFKHGDDLRQDQLILQMISLMDRLLRRENLDLKLTPYRVLATSSRHGFVQYVDSVSVREVSDTEGSILNFFRKYHPSDSGPYGIAADVMDNYIRSCAGYCVITYLLGVGDRHLDNLMLTKSGKLFHIDFGYILGRDPKPLPPPMKLSKEMVEAMGGVHSEHYTQFRKLCYTTFLHLRRHANLILNLFALMVDASVPDIALEPDKTVRKVQDKFRLDLNDEEALRYMQNLIDVSAAAVMAALVEQLHKIAQYWRK